Proteins found in one Pocillopora verrucosa isolate sample1 chromosome 12, ASM3666991v2, whole genome shotgun sequence genomic segment:
- the LOC131771459 gene encoding G-protein coupled receptor-associated protein LMBRD2 — MSAAPFTVEMIFVFLLTLCLLHQYGNWRKQHWLVTTAVFISWYFSFLIVFILPLDVSGTFYRKCLFEAGLNINEQKRDLGSNSSKNGSVKNSSKTTPSSDCEKPWSYLPEHVLPDLWRVVYWSSQILSWLILPIMQSYSYAGDFTVRGKIKTALYENALWYGSYLIIFGILLVYVIVKPDIHLDGANLQILGITASNTWGLLLLVFLMGYGLVEVPRTTWNTARLELQMAHAYFKISKLSVEKEEADEQFSEVLEEVHRASEAIRYRHPLRKYLEVIIKKFPEESGFNRGTDDYVDYEDYLRETGSKITETHTEKSLVKLHKRVIIVTHTSRRTHCQWNMQLEKVFELEDLSRNAGSSDRHYKSSLKGPVTGIKPVLEWYWRVWLFPWLLRFTAILLFLLSVTLVWSEVTFFNVQPVLSIFAQMIRSASKGYYYFYVEVISCIIISYMCVCVYYTVFRMRFFNYYYFAPKHQTDPNSLLFSGLLLCRLTYALCLNFLAVIHLDGHVTGEAEPVETSFTKFMGHMDVLSLISKGVNMYYPMCVVLVCLATYFSLGTRCLNCLGFQTFIIEDDLSAEYVSEGKDIARRERRKREMLTEDGSRKETWSERAESAKRKLTRKSDREGRGLSSKDHASSSTNLTASDGNYARYSRFEPESDRVELLSAADYDINSSGSSYGGASGYGISSSSRAPKNIFDDL, encoded by the exons ATGAGTGCTGCACCGTTTACGGTGGAAATGATCTTTGTCTTCCTTCTTACCCTATGTCTTCTTCACCAGTATGGAAACTGGCGAAAGCAACATTGGCTTGTCACAACAGcagtttttatttcttggtaTTTCTCGTTTCTCATCGTCTTCATCCTTCCTTTAGACGTATCAGGG ACATTTTATAGGAAATGTTTGTTTGAAGCTGGATTAAACATCAATGAACAGAAGAGAGATCTTGGCTCAAACTCATCAAAAAATGGCTCCGTTAAGAACTCCAGCAAGACGACTCCGTCAAGTGACTGTGAGAAGCCCTGGAGTTATCTACCAGAGCACGTTCTTCCTGATCTTTGGCGGGTTGTATACTGGTCTTCCCAGATACTTTCATG GCTTATCCTGCCTATAATGCAATCATACTCCTATGCTGGAGATTTCACTGTGCGTGGAAAAATCAAAACTGCACTGTATGAGAATGCACTGTGGTATGGCAGCTATCTGATCATCTTTGGTATCCTTCTTGTTTATGTCATTGTGAAACCTGATATTCATTTAGATGG AGCAAATCTCCAAATTCTTGGTATCACTGCTTCTAATACTTGGGGGCTACTTCTACTGGTATTTCTGATGGGTTATGGATTGGTTGAAGTGCCACGCACCACATGGAATACTGCCAGGCTAGAGCTCCAGATGGCTCATGCATATTTCAAGATCTCAAAGCTGAgtgttgaaaaagaagaagctgATGAACAGTTTTCAGAAGTCTTAGAG GAGGTACATCGTGCATCAGAAGCCATACGTTACAGGCACCCTCTTAGAAAGTACCTTGAAGTTATtataaaaaag TTCCCAGAGGAGTCAGGCTTCAATAGAGGGACTGATGACTATGTTGATTATGAGGACTACCTTAGGGAGACCGGAAGTAAAATCACAGAGACACACACTGAGAAAAGCTTGGTGAAACTTCACAAGAGAGTAATCATTGTCACTCACACTTCAAGACGGACACATTG TCAGTGGAACATGCAGCTTGAAAAGGTGTTTGAGTTGGAAGACTTATCACGGAATGCTGGTAGCAGTGATAG acaTTACAAATCATCTTTAAAAGGGCCTGTAACTGGAATCAAACCAGTTCTGG AGTGGTATTGGCGTGTCTGGTTGTTTCCATGGTTACTGCGCTTCACAGCAATTCTTCTGTTTTTATTGTCTGTGACTCTGGTGTGGTCAGAGGTGACATTCTTCAATGTTCAGCCAGTGTTGTCAATATTTGCGCAGATGATACGCAGTGCTAGTAAAGGATATTATTATTTCTACGTAGAG gttaTATCATGTATAATCATTTCATACATGTGTGTTTGTGTGTACTACACTGTATTCAGAATGAGATTCTTCAACTATTACTACTTTGCACCCAAGCATCAGACGGATCCAAACAGCTTGCTCTTCAGTGGATT ACTTCTATGTCGCCTAACATATGCTTTATGTCTTAACTTTCTTGCTGTTATTCATCTTGATGGCCATGTGACTGGGGAAGCGGAACCAGTGGAAACTTCCTTTACTAAA ttCATGGGTCACATGGATGTACTGTCATTAATTTCCAAGGGAGTGAACATGTACTACCCAATGTGTGTTGTACTGGTGTGCCTGGCTACATACTTCAGCCTTGGCACTAGATGTTTAAACTGTCTTGGTTTCCAAACTTTTATCATTGAAGATGATCTGTCAGCAGAGTATGTCAGTGAAGGAAAGGATATAGCACGAAGAG agagaagaaagagagagatgCTGACAGAAGATGGCAGTAGAAAG GAAACTTGGTCAGAAAGAGCTGAGtcagcaaaaagaaaacttactcGTAAATCAGATCGTGAAGGCAGAGGACTCTCAAGCAAGGATCATGCCTCATCTAGCACAAATTTAACTGCATCAGATGGAAATTATGCAAGGTATTCACGGTTCGAGCCTGAGAGTGATCGTGTAGAGTTGCTGTCAGCTGCAGattatgatatcaacagttCAGGATCCAGTTATGGTGGTGCCTCAGGTTATGGAATATCTTCCTCTAGTCGAGCACCAAAGAACATTTTTGATGATTTATAG